The following proteins are encoded in a genomic region of Hippocampus zosterae strain Florida chromosome 2, ASM2543408v3, whole genome shotgun sequence:
- the LOC127595907 gene encoding uncharacterized protein LOC127595907, whose translation MERVQPFVSLIEFYFEIGLKYKDIKSVLDVKYGFQISERHLKRVLNQRGLFRRKTFNDLAVLVDFIRNQLQHSGQLHGYRWMYSKCREYGLLVRKEDVRLVLKELDPRGVSLRQARRLRRRNYFSKGPNFIWHMDSYDKLKPFGICINGAIDGFSRKIMWLNAYITSSDPKLIGGYYIDVVHRLGGCPRIVRADLGTENGHVKGFQRFLVPIPPGSTLDSYLDGASTANQRIEYWWRFLRSQCMEFWLSLFTDLRDNGFFDGGFLDKNILQFCCMGLIQDELDDTALVWNSHLIRPSKNMNVPSGRPNVMYTLPELYGTTDFLSPVDNEQVQLCKSQCVFRLTMPCDPDVFALCAFLMAQSDLMPPKDPFQAVNLYLHLREALTATL comes from the exons atggagcgtgttcaaccgttcgtgagtttaatagaattttactttgaaatcggcttgaaatacaaagacattaaatctgttcttgatgttaagtacggtttccaaataagtgaaagacatttgaagcgagtgctgaaccaaagaggactatttcgtcggaaaacgttcaatgacttggcagtcctggttgacttcattcgcaaccaattgcagcattccggacaactacacggttacaggtggatgtacagtaagtgcagagaatatggacttcttgtcaggaaagaggacgttcgtctggtcctgaaagagttggatccgagaggagtgtcgttaaggcaagcaagacgtttgagacggcgaaactacttctccaaagggcccaattttatatggcacatggactcctatgacaaactgaaaccatttggaatttgtatcaatggggctattgatggtttttcaaggaaaataatgtggctcaatgcctacataactagtagtgacccgaagttgattgggggttactacatcgacgttgtgcaccgtttggggggttgtcctcgaatcgttcgagctgatcttgggactgaaaatggtcacgtcaaaggctttcagcgtttcctcgtgccaataccgccaggcagcactcttgacagttacttggatggagccagcaccgccaatcaaagaattgaatattggtggcggtttcttcgcagccagtgcatggagttctggttatccctcttcacagacctcagagacaatggcttctttgatggtggatttctggacaaaaacatcctacaattttgttgcatgggacttattcag gatgagttggatgacacggccttagtttggaacagccatctcatcaggccctcaaagaacatgaatgtccccagtggtcggcccaacgtgatgtatacgttacctgaactttatggtacaacggacttcctctccccggttgacaatgaacaagttcaactgtgcaaaagccagtgtgtgtttcgtttgaccatgccttgtgatccagatgtatttgcattgtgtgcttttttaatggcccagtccgatctaatgccaccaaaagatccatttcaggctgtgaacttgtatttacacctcagagaggccctcaccgctactctttaa